A stretch of DNA from Plectropomus leopardus isolate mb unplaced genomic scaffold, YSFRI_Pleo_2.0 unplaced_scaffold27177, whole genome shotgun sequence:
CATAATTTAAACAACGTTTTTACAGGATGTTACTGCAGCATTACATGTTGACTGAGGgttttttaagagaaatcaatgcaacattatttttcaaGTAAGGTTCTCCTAACAGGGGAAAGGAGTCCTGGGAACACTTTCAAAAAACTTTTGgtaaaaaatttgttttaataacCTTACATTAGAACATTTTCgagatgttttcttttaatgtttaaagaacatttttctaaataatgtTCTCCTAAACCGGGAAATAAGTTGTTGgagtaatttaaaattatgtaaaataactttatgTGAACATTCAAAGGTAACTTTTTCATAACCTAATGGGAATGTTCGGTGAACATTCTCAGCACGATTCTCTCATTAAACGGAGCTGAGAACCTCCGGGTTCCTCCAGACGGAGTGACTCGGTCCTGTTGTGAAGGTTATTGTCAGTATTGTGTGGTTTGTCTGCGGCGGATGGTGTGCAGGTCGTCATGCGGAGGACATCTTCAGCGAGCTGTTCACGGAGGCCAACAGTTTTTACCTGAGGATGAGCAGCCTGCAGGAGCGAGTCGACCTGCTGGCAGTGAAGGTCACACAGCTGGACTCCACTGTGGAGGAAGGTGAGGTTCATCGGTCCGTCCTCGACCCTCAGGTTTCACCACAACACCGCAC
This window harbors:
- the LOC121937701 gene encoding wiskott-Aldrich syndrome protein family member 3-like; this translates as MPLVKRIIEPRYLCRGALPDGVASELECVTNSTLAAVIKQLGGLSRHAEDIFSELFTEANSFYLRMSSLQERVDLLAVKVTQLDSTVEEGEVHRSVLDPQVSPQHRTNALSLFSSIQFHL